The Sediminispirochaeta bajacaliforniensis DSM 16054 genome contains a region encoding:
- the typA gene encoding translational GTPase TypA, whose protein sequence is MQSTQQNDTIRNIAIIAHVDHGKTTLVDAMFQRSGVFRAGQEVAERVMDRLDLERERGITIEAKNCSIEWKGLRINIIDTPGHADFGGEVERALSMVDGAVLLVDAAEGPLPQTRFVLSKALKAGLSLIVVINKIDRQDARPLEVLDEVYDLLIDLDAGDHQLEFPILYAVGRDGVIKRSPDGEDEKLDLLLDTIVDHIPSPSVDMVGPFRMLVSDLGYDDYLGRLAVGKVYGGSVQANEALACIGPDGKAKPLRVTRLQSYRGLVLSDVTEAKAGEIIVLAGIEDVHIGDTVCSKDNPVPLKRITVDEPTVSMRFSVNNGPFSGKEGKIVQGTKIFERLEKETLTNVSMRVSRGDDRDSFIVQGRGEFQMVILIETMRREGFEFCVGRPHVIFHQENGKKMEPIEHLFIDCADPFTGVVTEKLSRRKGRMLNITSHENGRVRIEFSVPSRALIGYRDEFLTDTKGTGILNSYLSGYEEYRGDFTGRFTGSLVADREGTSVPYALFNLEARGTLFVVPKDPVYEGMIVGEHNRENDLNVNPTKTKKLSNMRASGKDDAVILTPVLPMTLERAVQFIREDELIEVTPKSIRLRKKELSAARRKIEDKRGQS, encoded by the coding sequence ATGCAAAGCACACAGCAAAATGATACCATACGGAATATTGCAATTATTGCCCATGTCGATCATGGGAAAACCACTTTAGTAGATGCTATGTTTCAACGAAGCGGAGTTTTTCGGGCCGGTCAGGAGGTTGCAGAGCGTGTCATGGATCGGCTCGACCTGGAGCGGGAGCGAGGGATTACCATTGAGGCGAAAAACTGTTCCATCGAATGGAAAGGCCTTCGTATCAATATTATCGATACGCCGGGGCATGCCGATTTCGGCGGCGAAGTGGAGCGGGCCCTGTCGATGGTCGATGGGGCCGTTCTTTTGGTCGATGCCGCGGAGGGGCCTCTTCCTCAAACACGGTTCGTCCTTTCAAAGGCACTGAAGGCGGGGCTCTCGCTTATCGTTGTCATCAATAAGATCGATCGCCAGGATGCACGTCCTTTGGAGGTATTGGATGAGGTGTATGACCTGCTGATCGATCTTGATGCGGGAGATCATCAGCTTGAATTCCCGATTCTCTATGCCGTTGGAAGAGACGGTGTGATAAAAAGAAGTCCCGATGGGGAGGATGAAAAGCTCGATCTTCTTCTTGATACCATTGTTGATCATATTCCTTCGCCGTCGGTTGATATGGTGGGACCCTTTCGTATGTTGGTTTCCGATTTAGGCTATGATGACTATCTTGGACGTCTTGCCGTAGGAAAGGTATACGGCGGATCTGTCCAAGCAAATGAGGCTCTTGCCTGTATCGGCCCGGACGGAAAGGCCAAGCCCCTTCGGGTGACACGTCTGCAGTCCTACAGGGGGTTGGTTCTATCCGATGTGACAGAAGCGAAGGCCGGGGAGATCATCGTACTTGCGGGGATCGAGGATGTTCATATCGGTGATACTGTCTGTTCCAAAGATAATCCTGTACCCCTGAAACGGATCACCGTGGATGAACCGACGGTTTCCATGCGGTTTTCCGTAAACAACGGGCCCTTTTCCGGTAAGGAGGGAAAGATCGTTCAGGGGACGAAAATCTTTGAACGTTTGGAAAAGGAAACGCTCACAAATGTCTCTATGCGGGTGAGTCGGGGGGATGATCGCGATAGTTTTATTGTTCAGGGGCGGGGCGAGTTTCAGATGGTTATTCTCATTGAAACTATGCGTCGCGAAGGATTTGAATTTTGTGTGGGTCGTCCCCATGTTATTTTTCACCAGGAAAATGGGAAAAAGATGGAACCGATAGAGCATCTTTTTATCGATTGTGCGGATCCTTTCACCGGTGTTGTGACCGAAAAGCTTTCAAGGCGAAAGGGGCGTATGCTCAATATCACCAGCCACGAAAATGGTCGTGTCAGGATCGAATTCTCGGTTCCCAGCCGGGCACTCATCGGATATCGTGATGAATTCCTTACGGACACAAAAGGAACGGGGATCCTCAATAGCTATCTCTCGGGGTACGAGGAGTACCGGGGAGATTTTACCGGCCGATTCACCGGCTCGCTTGTTGCCGATCGTGAAGGTACATCGGTCCCGTATGCACTATTTAACCTTGAAGCTCGTGGAACGCTCTTCGTTGTTCCGAAAGATCCTGTTTATGAAGGGATGATTGTCGGTGAGCATAATCGCGAAAACGATCTGAATGTCAATCCTACCAAAACCAAGAAACTTTCAAATATGCGCGCCTCGGGAAAGGACGATGCGGTGATTTTGACACCGGTTCTTCCCATGACCCTCGAACGGGCGGTTCAGTTTATCCGTGAAGATGAGCTTATCGAGGTAACGCCGAAATCAATTCGTCTGCGAAAAAAAGAGCTTTCTGCGGCTCGTCGCAAGATCGAAGATAAAAGGGGGCAGTCTTAA
- a CDS encoding sensor histidine kinase has product MKHSYQGDSNDPLSRLSTEDLSRFPSENPNPVLRIDSSGMLIYANKASRMLLDEWKLEFDQPAPPLLRETALSSLSEARSMEIDVPHKTRVYAFSIAPIVESGYANLYGRDITKRVRTEESIRQALLERETLIRELYHRTKNNMNIISSMISLSASYSEDENLIRLSQEIETKITSMSLVHQMLYESKNLSSIDLDLYIQKLARLLLKSYQNGGNTIAMRFDLVHIAVPIDLAIPCGLVLNELFTNSLKHAFPKGEKGNIAISLSFIEAENEIELMYCDDGIGLPHNYDVRSQSTLGMQTIFLIIEHQLGGTIAFDKRGERGLRCSIRFKRIIHPTLEDLR; this is encoded by the coding sequence ATGAAGCATTCATACCAGGGCGATAGTAACGATCCTCTTAGCCGGCTTTCAACCGAGGATTTGTCGCGCTTTCCATCAGAGAATCCCAATCCAGTCCTGAGAATTGATTCATCAGGCATGCTTATCTATGCAAACAAGGCAAGCAGAATGTTGCTCGACGAATGGAAACTGGAATTCGATCAACCGGCCCCCCCACTTTTACGAGAAACGGCATTATCGTCACTAAGTGAAGCGCGGAGCATGGAGATTGATGTTCCCCATAAAACACGGGTTTACGCCTTCTCCATTGCCCCTATCGTCGAATCGGGATATGCGAATCTATATGGTCGTGATATCACCAAACGAGTCAGAACAGAAGAGAGTATCCGTCAGGCACTTCTCGAACGAGAGACACTTATACGGGAGTTGTATCACCGAACAAAGAACAATATGAACATCATCAGTTCGATGATCTCCCTCAGCGCATCCTATTCCGAAGATGAAAACCTCATACGGTTATCACAGGAGATAGAAACTAAAATCACATCAATGTCGCTCGTGCATCAAATGCTGTACGAATCAAAGAACCTTTCCAGTATTGATCTTGATCTCTATATCCAGAAACTCGCACGGCTCTTATTGAAAAGCTACCAAAACGGCGGAAATACAATAGCAATGAGGTTCGATCTCGTCCACATTGCCGTGCCTATTGACCTGGCAATTCCGTGTGGGCTCGTACTAAACGAGTTATTTACAAACTCACTAAAGCATGCCTTCCCGAAAGGGGAAAAGGGAAATATAGCAATTTCTCTCTCATTTATAGAGGCCGAGAACGAAATCGAACTCATGTACTGCGACGACGGCATCGGCCTTCCTCATAACTATGATGTTCGGTCGCAATCGACCCTCGGGATGCAGACAATCTTCCTCATTATCGAACATCAGCTGGGAGGAACAATAGCATTCGATAAGCGTGGTGAGAGAGGGCTCAGATGCTCGATTCGCTTCAAGCGTATCATCCATCCGACACTGGAGGATCTACGATGA
- a CDS encoding response regulator, giving the protein MNSENMILLVEDEAMIAMNLTMKLRNAGYPISKIFASGEDVVRFAKNRNPDLVLMDGRLAGEIDGVEAMRRLREIHKNLPIIFITGYTNESFIEKAHELSPVACMTKPVNINQLIGHIKSVIYRQ; this is encoded by the coding sequence ATGAACAGTGAAAACATGATTCTTTTGGTCGAAGACGAAGCCATGATAGCCATGAATCTTACAATGAAGCTTCGAAATGCCGGTTATCCGATCAGCAAAATCTTCGCATCCGGGGAGGATGTTGTCCGCTTTGCAAAAAACCGAAATCCCGATCTGGTACTTATGGATGGAAGATTGGCAGGAGAAATCGACGGTGTAGAAGCGATGCGGCGCCTAAGGGAAATACACAAAAATCTCCCGATTATTTTTATCACCGGCTATACAAATGAATCTTTCATCGAAAAAGCACATGAGTTATCCCCTGTAGCCTGCATGACAAAACCGGTAAACATCAATCAGCTGATAGGTCATATCAAGTCCGTCATCTATCGCCAATAG
- a CDS encoding SPFH domain-containing protein translates to MNLFQKHSKMKTPIKNTKVPERQRDFSLNAVGLGLLAVFFGVGMAIRLGTGAAPSLIEYVVLCTTPILAMVIMALFPRWTSAVKLLIIFIAILLAWKISEAPYAIVFAAAGALLAPSVQKMAEWERAIILRFGKFHRVKGPGLFLLMPLAERVAKVVDLRIRVTDFTAETTLTLDSVTVTVDAICFWLVWDSEKAVCEVQDYEDSVILSSKTALRSAVSKNTLSTFLERGDVIEEHIREEVDKKTTEWGITVQHIEITDVQIPEKLQDSLSHQAQMEREKKGRILLAEAEIEIARKLEEAAEIYDAHDTTLLLKSFSILNEGLKAGNSMMLVPNSIAEKLKSKDVFGLQALNEIRRNAAEKEDKNGRG, encoded by the coding sequence ATGAACCTGTTCCAGAAGCATAGTAAAATGAAAACGCCGATCAAGAATACAAAGGTCCCCGAACGGCAAAGAGATTTTTCATTGAATGCCGTCGGCCTTGGCCTCTTGGCGGTTTTCTTTGGTGTCGGTATGGCTATCAGGTTGGGTACAGGTGCTGCTCCTTCCCTCATAGAGTATGTTGTTCTGTGCACGACCCCAATACTGGCTATGGTGATCATGGCCCTTTTCCCTCGATGGACGTCGGCTGTGAAGCTTCTGATTATTTTCATTGCCATTCTGCTTGCATGGAAGATCAGTGAGGCTCCATACGCCATAGTTTTTGCAGCAGCCGGGGCCTTGCTTGCCCCCTCTGTGCAGAAGATGGCGGAATGGGAACGTGCCATCATTCTTCGTTTCGGGAAATTTCACAGGGTGAAAGGGCCTGGGCTTTTCCTTCTAATGCCTCTTGCCGAACGTGTTGCAAAGGTGGTGGATCTAAGGATTAGGGTAACTGATTTTACCGCAGAAACGACGTTGACCCTGGATTCGGTGACTGTGACGGTAGATGCCATCTGTTTTTGGCTGGTGTGGGATTCTGAAAAAGCGGTCTGTGAAGTTCAGGATTACGAAGATTCCGTCATTCTTTCTTCGAAAACGGCCCTTAGAAGTGCTGTCAGTAAAAATACCTTGTCGACTTTTCTTGAGCGTGGCGATGTGATAGAGGAACATATTAGGGAGGAGGTTGACAAAAAAACCACCGAATGGGGGATTACCGTTCAGCATATCGAAATAACGGATGTGCAGATCCCTGAAAAGTTACAGGATTCCCTGAGTCATCAGGCCCAGATGGAGAGGGAAAAGAAGGGGAGGATACTCCTTGCTGAGGCTGAGATCGAGATCGCCCGGAAACTTGAAGAAGCTGCCGAAATTTACGATGCTCATGATACCACTTTGCTGCTCAAGAGCTTTTCTATCCTGAATGAGGGACTAAAGGCTGGCAATTCTATGATGCTGGTACCCAATTCGATTGCCGAAAAATTGAAATCAAAAGATGTCTTTGGCCTGCAGGCGTTGAACGAAATCAGACGCAACGCTGCAGAGAAGGAGGATAAGAATGGGCGTGGTTGA
- a CDS encoding GntR family transcriptional regulator, which yields MNSTMKARGVVISLDPARGVPFYRQIIQQIEHAILGQRLFPGDRLPTIRALAIDLKINPNTIARAYGELEIRGIVTTQVGNGTFVSDQPPSEVDDERNLRISETLVRFLRDMRDLGVERSEVIDLVKSFKEET from the coding sequence ATGAATAGTACAATGAAAGCGCGAGGAGTTGTTATATCTCTTGATCCCGCCCGGGGAGTCCCCTTCTATCGCCAGATTATCCAGCAGATCGAGCATGCGATTCTTGGGCAACGGCTTTTTCCCGGAGATAGACTACCGACCATCAGGGCTTTGGCGATAGACCTCAAGATAAATCCGAACACCATTGCAAGAGCCTATGGAGAACTGGAAATAAGAGGGATCGTTACAACCCAGGTGGGAAACGGTACCTTTGTTTCGGATCAGCCTCCTTCGGAGGTGGACGACGAGCGGAATCTCAGAATCAGCGAAACCCTCGTCCGCTTTCTTCGTGACATGCGCGATCTCGGGGTCGAACGTTCTGAAGTCATCGATCTTGTTAAGAGTTTCAAGGAGGAAACATGA
- a CDS encoding M48 family metallopeptidase — MTPQKRCYFPTISSRSWQHPADTAALEALKKIPGLSQVTKAVLSITSDRSLRLFFLGSAVRVTERQFPRIHALAKEACSVLDYDDKLDIFVTYNPAMNAGAVGVDRPFVTLNSALVSSLDDEELLTVIGHELGHCMSGHILYKTLLWVLVNVSFKALRIPGLDLLIIPVMAGLREWDRKSELSADRAGLLVCQDQDVSFRLLMKLAGGNDIGQMDINEFFSQAAEYDAGESVIDSLHKFLNTWDMSHPLPVIRIPELKRWVDDGSFGRIYGGDYLKRGGEAEEKNRDYFKEAHQQYESDFEETRDPAAGFAKHLGKALGDLGKEGGKIVRDIFDQFDQKGRHE, encoded by the coding sequence ATGACACCGCAAAAGCGTTGCTATTTTCCCACGATAAGCTCTCGTTCCTGGCAGCATCCGGCCGATACTGCCGCCTTGGAGGCTCTGAAAAAGATCCCCGGTTTAAGCCAGGTAACCAAAGCGGTCCTTTCCATCACCTCGGACCGCTCTCTTCGGCTTTTTTTTCTCGGGTCAGCCGTTCGTGTCACCGAGCGGCAGTTCCCCCGCATACATGCATTGGCAAAGGAAGCTTGTTCTGTCCTGGATTACGACGACAAGCTTGATATATTCGTTACCTATAATCCCGCGATGAATGCCGGAGCGGTCGGTGTCGACCGCCCCTTTGTTACCCTCAACAGTGCCCTTGTCTCCTCCCTGGATGATGAGGAGCTTCTGACCGTAATCGGTCACGAGCTTGGACACTGTATGAGTGGTCATATTCTCTATAAAACCTTACTGTGGGTTTTGGTGAATGTGAGTTTCAAGGCGCTCCGCATTCCGGGGCTCGATCTTCTCATTATTCCCGTTATGGCGGGCTTGCGTGAGTGGGACCGCAAAAGTGAGTTAAGCGCGGACCGTGCCGGTTTATTGGTTTGCCAGGATCAGGATGTCTCCTTCCGGCTACTCATGAAGCTGGCCGGCGGGAATGACATCGGCCAGATGGATATAAACGAATTCTTCTCTCAAGCCGCGGAATATGATGCCGGGGAGTCTGTTATCGACTCCCTTCATAAATTCCTGAACACTTGGGACATGTCTCATCCCCTCCCTGTTATACGCATCCCGGAACTCAAGCGTTGGGTCGACGATGGCAGCTTTGGGAGGATCTACGGTGGAGATTACCTGAAACGGGGAGGTGAGGCAGAGGAGAAAAATCGGGACTATTTCAAGGAAGCTCACCAGCAATATGAATCTGATTTTGAAGAGACTCGGGACCCTGCTGCAGGCTTTGCAAAACATCTCGGTAAGGCCTTAGGTGATTTGGGAAAAGAGGGAGGAAAAATTGTCCGGGATATCTTTGATCAGTTCGATCAAAAGGGAAGGCATGAGTGA